gaaagaaatcacagatttactggtaagttggagagtacgaagaagaacttgggaaatttggaagatagaagatgcaaaagtggtaaaagataaaagaaagggttatttataggttcaagcgatggcgcttcagtatcagcggtggccgaccaccacctgacatgcattaaattccttgaaagactaaaccgacgggacaactaCCAGATGCatcatggtcgaacccgatgaaaacgtcaggttataatccgatcgagccgttaaaaaatcatatcgtttctcaccacattctttctgagaaacgaggggactatctgtatacggtcgaaaatAAATTTTggccttagcacgtccgatcgagttcgaacgatgatctatcgaagtaagatcccgaaagtggaacaaactaacctcgaactcggggaggccgatccgtgtcgaggtcgatatcattatcaagctcgaatcgaaatcgaaccatgatgcagagtagatctatcatgctgataatccagagaccaaccaacattgacctcgaatcaattcgagggctcgagccaggatcgggctcgaaccaagatcaagagctcgagtcgaaatcaagctcaaaccaaaatcgagggttctaagcaagatcgagctcgcagacaaaagccgttgcaatctcactagagagaatcttggcagaaattgtggaaaagctgacttattatgggtctcccactgaatatttattttattatgcttagagccaaatccctccactataaaagggcttggttaccatttctgtaaaacaagtttttctcaggcttacattgtaataaaaacgctatattcttctacagtaaagaatcgttctttcagatttcttagattgattctatttgttgagtcctaagattcattgttTCTAACAACCAtatctatttcgcattctctgcaatctatatttacatttctatttatccttatattttgtgttaagttacgccacatatcttcggaactgcgtataaattcaactatatccatttttcgggtaaacaaagtgGTAATTTTGAAGGCTAAAAGAATAAGTGAATCCTTATCAATATTCACCAAAACTATAGTCACATTTACTCGGTTCCAAAACtatttttctctttattcttTTGCTTTTCTCAATAATTAAGTCATTTAAATTAAAAAGGAAACTCACAGTCAACCCAGGAGGTAAGTCAAGTTCCTTAAAAAAAATTTCATCACAAATTTGGTAAATAAAGATCATGAAGTTTAAAATCAATTAGAGAACTGGTCTTATTATGTAAGCAAGCTGAATCAAGTAAAGAAGCTTCCCTCACTTGTCTTCAAAAGTAAGTGAATGATTGCGAGTGTTCTTCTACTCGAAACTTTCTAAAATTTAGTATCAGAGTCAATTGTgagattaattactttattatggGTATTAGTATGTTGAGATAGAGAAGCACCAATTTGACGACATAGATTTGGTATGTGTAACTACaaatatttcaaaagttaaaatcTTTTAAAGGATTTTTTAGAGCAAGAAGCTAAATAATAGTTCAACCTTGATAAAATAGTTTCTTATGGAGTAGCTAGCCTCATAATGAGTAATCTTGAGTAAAAAGAAAGTGGATGATATTGTTGCCATGTAAATGATGGATTAAAAAATTTCATACTAGCCTACATTTAAGAATTGATAGCGAGATATTTTTGAgacgatttttttttttgttataaattCCAATGAAATATAATGATAATGGGCAGGATCATACACGGAGAAGACTCTAAGATGAGAATGTCATTGCAAAACTCCTAGAATTCCAAAATTAATGATTTAGCTACCTTGTTGTAGTAATTGAAGAATCCAAAGACCTGGGCACCATGACCATAGAAGAACTTACTGGTTCTTTACAAGTATACGAAAATTGGAGAAgctgaaataataattagttgaacGAACTTTTTAAAGCAAAGTTTTCTGTAATAGAGAAAGATGAAAGATATTATTAGGCATtaaaagttcttttttttttttttaaattccctTTAACCCTCTTTGTTGGAGCTGGAGCTATTGTTCCTTTGGTGACTCAAACCCACGATCCTGAGGTTATAGGCGAGGGTGCTGACCATCTGAGCAACCCCTCTTATTCATTAAAGTTGTAGACATGGACGAGGTAAATCAAGATTCAAGAAAGAAGTCGAGTTAGAGTTCGTGAAGTTACAAGACCAAGTAATGGTTATTTTCGCCAAACTATTAAAGATTGATATCTTTCACATCTTCTCTTGGAGCAACGAATTGAGTTTagtttgggggggaggggggaggttgTCAAAAAATTAGACTGGGGGAGGGGGGAGGTTGTCAAAAAATTAGACTAGATTCATCTCAAGCATGATTTTTCTTAGTTCATCTATTAGGGAATTATTGTAAAGATACATATATTCTTGTTTTCATGAACTAAAGGACAGAAAGAGACTAGAATTAAAATATATTATGCAAGCAAATTGAgtgaagtaaagaaaaatattttccttcacttAGCCTTCAAAAACTGATTGAGATGCATCCTCTCtccaatattttaataaaataatggATTAAGCTGATAAAAATCTATAATCCCCTTGGTTGGGTTGACCATTCCATTTTGACGACTCTATCAAATAACTAAAGAGAAATACATCAAACGAAACAAAAATGTTTTACATTATTTGCTCATTAGTTCTATATTTAAAGGTGGAGATTGGACCCGAGCTATCTTATAAATCATAAACGtataaagagagtacaaaattatagACATGTTTTGATCAACCCAAAAAATAAATCACAAATGTTTAAAGTTAGTATAAAATTATATTAGAGACATATTTTAATTAACCCGAGAACATAATCTCACAAAACATTTATACAATGACACAAGTAGATAGCTTATAAGTCGGGCGAGTTTTTTAACAAAACAACAAAGGTAAATAAATTACGGAACTGACTGAAATGGACCGGGAGTTCCATACAATATTATTGCACAAAAAGGTTCTTACGGTGCCgggataaataataatatctctatataacaatcattcagtataaaagtcaagtttttctCAAAACCaattttttaagttatattttacctctctataataattttttatatataatagcAATAACCATATTTATAGCAGAacgctctttgtaaaattacccCTCTATAACAACCATATAGAAGCTTCAAGAttactaataataattctaaaatatgcacacaatcttttccattaaacaaagtttctatcttgcataagatataagatttgaagatttgcacGTGATATCTTTTCCATTGGAcaaattctaaaaaatatttagattgaatttaattattaagcTCTTAGATTGTATTCAAGGGAAAACTATTAGATACTTTTTTGCTGAAAATTTAGATACAAATCTTCATCAATTcaagcgttatatcgctagtaagagaatgaaatttatgaaacaagctacaattacaaagttcTTCCATCAATCTTGAAAAGAATTATTTTTTAGCCAACTTTAAAATGTCTGCTTTAAAGTTTTAATCATTATACTCTTAGTTacgaatttattaataatgtattagcttttttaatatttaattagtgaaatatgtatattttttgagattttaaatttgaataattttcttatcttttatatgtacattaaaagaaaaaatattaatttttggataatttttatttataacaGCCAAAAGATATTTAAACGTCAAATGCTGTTATAGATGtataacaaccattcactataaaaaccaaaaaatatcggaacaaacgaAACTATTATAAAGAGGGTTGACTGTACAACCTTCTATTATCAATCCCAATCATTTCTATTGGTTATATTCAACCAAAACCTTTAAAAATTAATAGATCTACTTTGTCTTATTCAACAAGTTTGATAGACAATATAAATCCATTAGAATATTATCCATTCAATTCCAACCATAAATaagtattttttcaaattttctaCCGCATATATTTTATTGTTTTTCAATTTTAGTTGTATGCCCATAatatattactccctccgttttgaAAAAGATTGTCTTAGTTTGACTTGGCACAATTTTTAATAAAGAATGAACGACTTTTGAGATATGTGATTTTAAATAAGTTATTCCCTCCgatccacaataagtgaccaatttGCTTTTTCATTTTGGTCCAAATAAGTATCCATTTATGTaatcaagaaaaaatttaatttgtTTTTACTCTTTTACCCTTACGTGCATATCCCTAAAAAGTTTTCTTACTCTTCACATTAAATCCACTATAACTATGTGACCAATATTTAATTAAGGGTAGTTTAGTCATACTATGTATTTTTGTATAGAATTTAGTTTTTTGTTAATGAGCGTGCCTAAAGCAAACTGGTCACTTATTGTCGACCGGAGGGAGTATAatatttatgtggttataaaacttttgaaacttgaaatatgaaacatgtcataatatttgtgtggttataaatacttcttattaaaaaaatatttaaatgtgCCAATATTTTTAAAACAAACTAATAATAAAATAGTGCAAATATTTTTGATAAAGAGGGAGTAGAAGAAAAAGAAGACgaagaaagaggaagaaagagAGAAGAATATGGAGAAGAAGCACGAGAAgaataaggaagaagaaaaacaagaaattcTTGGGAAACTCTATTTTTGCACAACTTTTCTAACAAGATAAAAAAATTAATCTTAAGAAGCCCTCCTGTAAAATTCTTGAATGTCAAAATTTTATATTAGCTTCAAATGAAACTTAGTGACACTAGAATTAGATAAGAACCAATTATCTTGACAGATTGTTCTTTTGAGTTGTGTGACTATCATCGCTAAGGGTGTGATGGGATAGATCAAACCTCCTCTCCTTAATTAAAAGTTTTGGGTTTAACCTCTAAGAATGGAAAAATGTAAGAAATTTATGTACTACAGCGAagaattgttttttaaaaaacaCACACAAATGAATAGGGTTAAAAGAGGGTACCGTTCAAATTCATTGATTTAACATCGGTAGTAGTCGATTAAGCATGAAACCAACTTCTATGATCCACTAGTTATCATGCTCTCACATCCCGAATAAGCTAGGGTTTTGAAATTAGGAAAAGAAAGGTTGACCTCTATTTATTGAGAGTGTTTACCTATCACAATTTAATAGTCATTGGGCCTTGTTATCCACacacaaaataatttaataataagcCTTTATTTATCAAATATTTGGGCCAATCCGCTATCATTTTCGGTCTATAACCAATTAAGGTAAGTCTAAATTTCAGCAGAAACCTCTAGAGGAAAGAACTTTCCCCTTTGATGGGTTATACACAATGCAAATCTAAATTAGTCGAATCAATGGGCATCGAAAACCAAATGGTTATCCAAAAAACAAAGAGTTGTATGACCATCTCATCTAAAGACTTAAAATACTAAGAGATGCAAATTTTCAGTTTCATAGATCAAAGCAcctgtttcttttttctttttaagttATGAAGGGTGTCGGTAATACTTGAACCTAGGATATATGCTTGCTCTAATATCTGTGACATttcatttaaaactttaaactatTAAAAAACAtacacttttatttacttaattatatctCCCACATATTCACCATTAATAATTACGTTTTGGGTTCATGGAGTTCTAGTAGAAGCAAAATCCTCACACATGTTATTGTGAACTCAATCAGATTCTTATTAATCGAGCATAATCAAGAATACTTAGATAAAATGCCCTTATTATAGAGACAAATTAAGATAACAATGATTGAACCTTTCTAAGAGTCCATTGAGCTAGTGAGTGATGGAATTTCAGCAAGAATCAGAAAGAAAAACTAAACATGATCATATTTATCAGTCTTAATTGAGAGGTGTTACAAGTAGAACAGATCATATTGAAACTGATGTCTTTCACATCATATGGATAGTGGTGACAGTTCACTAGTTTTACAGAAAATATGTTTGTGTACAACATATGATATTTCAATCAAACTATATTTACAAGTTCTTGAACCCTCTTtaacccaaaaaataaaaagcTTACTTTTTTTATGACACTTCAACCTTCAACGCAGTGTTCCCACTGGTCTTTTGTAAGTATACCACTTAGCTATCATGAGATAAACTCCCAAATTCAGTACACTCAGCACAGCCAAAAGATAATAGAAGTAGTCAAGGTGACCATAATTCAGGTTATCTGGTATCCAACCAGGTTTCCCATTCTTGGTTGTAGTTTTCATGACAATAGTCACAAGCAGAGAACTCAAGTAATTCCCAAGTGCAACGGTAGTCAGTGATAAAGCCGAACTCAAACTTCTCATGGCATCTGGTGCTTGCTCGTAGAAGAACTCCAACTGACCGATGAATGTGAAAACTTCGGCACAAcctataaggaaatattgtggaACCTGCCAAAATATTGACATGGGGACCTGCTCCAGTTCATAGTAGTTATGTCTTTTCACATATTTTAGCCGAAAGAGCTCCAGAATAGCTGCAGATACCATGGCAAAGATGGATATGAAGAGCCCTGTACCCATTCTCTGTAGTTGTGTCAAGCCATTCTTGTGACCTGTAATCTTCCTAGCAATTGGAACAATAACTTGGTCATAAATGGGAACCCAGAATATAACGCTGAGAGTGTCGAAAATGCTAAGTGATGCTGGTGGAATCTTGAAGCTGGAATTTCCTACGCGAGTGTCCATGGACGCTCCTTGCAACACAAACATGGTACTCATTTGACTATATACAGCACTAAATACGATCCCCGTGGCCCATATAGGTAGCAATCGTATAATGGCTTTGAGCTCCTCAACTTGGGTCACAGTGCAAAGTCTCCATCCGTCTATATTGCCTTTCATATGGTCAGACTCTGTCTGCACTGCTGCCTTGTCGAAGAAACTGCATGATAACATCAGTGTAAATCATTTGTTTCATCATTTACCATCATGGCAAATAGGAGAACCATTAAAAATGCGGAAAAAAAAAAGTTGATAGAACTCAACATTAATCAATGTGGACAGCAAAAAAATGGTCCAACAAGTCAGTGCACTGTGTACATTTTTCCAGGTCCATGTAAAGTATCACTAGAATATTGAACCATTCATTGTAATAAAGATGATCACATTAATAGTTTTTCTACCAGAGAATTCTAATTCCTAGACAGTCACTAGTTTTTTGGGCAAATGcatttcatcaaaaataattatggaaAGTTTCAAGGATATCAACAGTTGCTCACCAAAGGTCTTTTGTATGATCAAGCTTGCGACTCCCTGTGATTGCAGACTCTGCATCTGTTGTCTCATACAAGGAAGTTTTGTCTCCAGGCACATCAACTTTAAATTTTCTGAAGGACGCAACAACCACTTGACATATGCGAGTCAGAGGGCTCCCTCCAGGTCTTTGGTTGCGATACAATCGGGTCCCTGAAAAGAAGCTTACTACAGCAATGGCCATAGTCACTGCTGGAATTCCAAAACCCCATCCCCAGCCCACATTATCTTGTATCCAAACCAGCACTGAAGAAGCAATAAGAGCACCGATATTAATCGAAAAATAGAACCAATTAAAGAAAGATGACTTGTGTTTCTTCTCAACTTCATCAGCATCATCAAACTGATCTGCCCCATAAGATGAAACGCAGGGCTTAATCCCACCAGTGCCCAATGCTATGAGGTAAAGTGCAACAAAGCAAACTGCAGTTTGCACTTCCTTTGGATCACTGCTTGGCTTTA
The Nicotiana tomentosiformis unplaced genomic scaffold, ASM39032v3 Un00356, whole genome shotgun sequence DNA segment above includes these coding regions:
- the LOC138904101 gene encoding protein NRT1/ PTR FAMILY 8.1-like, giving the protein MQKDMGEVSGEDDLYTKDGTVDYRNNPAKKTETGSWKACPFILGNECCERLAYYGMSTNLVLYFKKRLNQHSATASKNVSNWSGTCYITPLIGAFLADAYLGRYWTIACFSIIYVIGMTLLTLSASVPGLKPSSDPKEVQTAVCFVALYLIALGTGGIKPCVSSYGADQFDDADEVEKKHKSSFFNWFYFSINIGALIASSVLVWIQDNVGWGWGFGIPAVTMAIAVVSFFSGTRLYRNQRPGGSPLTRICQVVVASFRKFKVDVPGDKTSLYETTDAESAITGSRKLDHTKDLCFFDKAAVQTESDHMKGNIDGWRLCTVTQVEELKAIIRLLPIWATGIVFSAVYSQMSTMFVLQGASMDTRVGNSSFKIPPASLSIFDTLSVIFWVPIYDQVIVPIARKITGHKNGLTQLQRMGTGLFISIFAMVSAAILELFRLKYVKRHNYYELEQVPMSIFWQVPQYFLIGCAEVFTFIGQLEFFYEQAPDAMRSLSSALSLTTVALGNYLSSLLVTIVMKTTTKNGKPGWIPDNLNYGHLDYFYYLLAVLSVLNLGVYLMIAKWYTYKRPVGTLR